In Oreochromis niloticus isolate F11D_XX linkage group LG5, O_niloticus_UMD_NMBU, whole genome shotgun sequence, a single window of DNA contains:
- the arhgap46a gene encoding rho GTPase-activating protein 39 isoform X4, which yields MLVKVNSMSRTQPNPAIQQNLQQNKANTFTLHTSCNKAQGGQFSSAQGYKTAPSGKMTGDARQAHHLRKASNGSFCLVTSDSSHPSPLLHRSQTSTPCPVSPHYGCTAPIYDEPVSDCPIYDEPPTDMEVEGAHLYNGQLLSRLTPTHSLQKPRLLQQPPSSHPGSRHRRNPSASDYSPAGLECIKHMVNVDPKQGLLSSSPVPTRSPSPTSRQDPVLTQPQPHPHPHTHSLQQGRGQLRDREPGTPGPSSLDKKQNWRVLEATVQRAMEARHSRQSSQASQDFPSSTPQATANYQDSGYSTGPSPSLRRKSRRRVGAGGGAGGRPGSVGSSGELCALNERLMAEMREVVSRSNTMREVRAGLDPEMGERVVVPRTRSPADSLRWYGGGGGRGSAGRCASREDLSGAPRTMKGASTCGNPALTPLEMPGRQKRTYEKVDTLEMSVNSQASLSSPETPGPPSQASTLELQAQLESRKKGMVDGRTASLGPHRPTNHDNAEGGDGAGGRVGGSAYQLSYATLRQPPPPDIGMEDWASKHLNMHTQGLFRRRVSIANMLSWNRGSIKKPMLITSNRAVRKEACEMFKLVQAYMGDRPSRLDRRHCALLIITKCWDMPGLRDELYVQLVRQTTGNASPRSLAAGWELMAVSLAFFAPSPKFRCYLEGYIQRHTEPTSDKKCESQTEQQVTQFILEQQELKLKKNSKSRKKRKQNTEEEEGLPISTYAKFCHRKLQKVAITGGKKGLRKPTLEEIDHSRRAIVTPSLFGSSLEEVMERQSELFPDRKLPWVQVQLSQYVLALGGAQTEGIFRVPGDIDEVNALKLQVDQWRIPENLSDPNVPASLMKLWYRELEEPLIPMNFYKQCVTNCDDPVAAIAVVQSLPELNRLVLCYFIHFLQVFAQPSNVAITKMDVNNLAMVMAPNCLRCQSDDPRIIFENTRKEMSFLRMLIVHLDTSFIEGVV from the exons ATGTTGGTGAAGGTGAACAGCATGAGCCGCACCCAGCCCAACCCAGCAATCCAGCAAAACCTCCAGCAAAATAAAGCCaataccttcaccctccacaccTCCTGCAACAAGGCCCAAGGGGGACagttcagctctgcacagggaTATAAAACGGCCCCTTCTGGCAAAATGACAGGTGACGCACGTCAGGCCCATCACCTGAGAAAAGCCAGCAACGGCAGCTTTTGTTTGGTGACGTCAGACAGTAGCCATCCCAGTCCACTCCTTCACAGGTCACAGACGAGCACACCATGCCCCGTCTCTCCCCATTACGGCTGCACTGCTCCAATCTATGATGAGCCAGTTTCAGACTGCCCTATATATGATGAACCCCCCACAGACATGGAGGTAGAGGGGGCACACTTGTACAATGGACAACTTCTGTCTCGTTTGACACCTACCCATAGTCTCCAGAAACCCAGACTCCTCCAGCAACCTCCTTCATCTCATCCAGGGTCCAGACACAGGAGAAATCCTTCTGCTTCTGACTACAGCCCAGCTGGCCTGGAGTGTATCAAGCACATGGTCAACGTGGACCCCAAACAGGGGCTTCTGTCCAGCTCTCCTGTGCCCACGCGTTCCCCTTCACCTACCTCCAGGCAAGACCCTGTATTGACGCAGCCTCAACCGCATCCACATCCCCACACTCACTCTTTACAGCAGGGTCGAGGTCAGTTAAGGGACAGGGAACCAGGAACGCCAGGCCCAAGTTCACTGGACAAGAAACAAAACTGGCGGGTCCTGGAGGCCACTGTGCAGCGCGCCATGGAGGCTCGGCACAGCAGGCAGAGCAGCCAGGCCTCTCAGGACTTCCCCTCCTCGACCCCGCAGGCCACAGCAAACTATCAAGACTCTGGTTACTCCACTGGCCCCTCCCCAAGTCTCAGGCGAAAGAGCAGGAGGAGGGTGGGAGCCGGTGGTGGTGCAGGAGGTAGGCCAGGGTCAGTAGGTAGCAGTGGGGAGCTGTGCGCCCTCAATGAGAGGTTGATGGCCGAGATGAGGGAAGTGGTAAGTCGCTCCAACACAATGAGAGAGGTGAGAGCAGGGCTGGATCCAGAGATGGGGGAGAGGGTTGTTGTACCTCGGACACGCTCCCCTGCAGACTCACTTAGGTGGTACGGAGGAGGAGGGGGACGTGGGTCGGCGGGAAGGTGCGCATCTCGAGAGGACCTCAGTGGGGCGCCCCGTACAATGAAAGGGGCAAGTACCTGTGGCAACCCAGCCCTGACTCCTCTGGAAATGCCAGGGAGGCAGAAAAGAACTTATGAAAAGGTGGATACCTTGGAGATGAGTGTCAATAGCCAGGCCAGCCTGTCGTCACCAGAGACCCCAGGACCACCCTCCCAG GCCAGCACCCTAGAGCTGCAGGCTCAGCTGGAGAGCAGAAAGAAAGGCATGGTGGATGGACGGACTGCTTCCCTGGGCCCCCACCGCCCCACCAACCACGACAACGCAGAAGGAGGTGATGGTGCGGGTGGAAGAGTAGGAGGGTCTGCCTACCAACTCTCCTACGCCACCCTGCGGCAGCCCCCACCTCCTGACATTGGCATGGAGGACTGGGCCAGCAAGCATctcaacatgcacacacaaggaCTCTTCCGGCGCCGGGTCTCCATCGCCAACATGCTGTCTTGGAACCGCGGGTCCATCAAAAAGCCCATGCTCATCACCAGCAATCGCGCTGTCAGGAAGGAGGCCTGCGAGATGTTCAAGCTGGTGCAAGCTTACATGGGAGACAGGCCCTCACGTCTCGACCGCCGTCACTGCGCCCTGCTTATCATTACCAAGTGCTGGGACATGCCGGGGCTGCGGGACGAACTGTACGTGCAGTTGGTGAGGCAAACCACAGGCAACGCCAGCCCCAGGAGTTTGGCAGCAGGCTGGGAGCTGATGGCCGTTAGCTTGGCCTTCTTTGCCCCCTCCCCAAAGTTCCGCTGCTACCTGGAAGGCTACATACAGAGACACACGGAGCCAACCAGCGACAAGAAATGTGAGTCTCAGACTGAGCAGCAGG TGACCCAATTCATACTGGAACAACAGGAACTAAAGCTTAAGAAGAATTCAAAGTCCAGAAAGAAGCGAAAACAGAAtacagaggaggaagaag GCCTCCCTATCAGCACCTATGCCAAGTTCTGCCATCGGAAGCTCCAGAAGGTTGCAATCACCGGTGGCAAAAAG GGTCTACGTAAGCCCACTTTGGAGGAGATCGACCACAGCAGACGGGCTATTGTCACTCCCTCCCTTTTCGGCAGTTCTCTGGAGGAGGTGATGGAGCGGCAGAGTGAACTCTTCCCAGACAGGAAACTGCCCTGGGTGCAAGTTCAGCTTTCCCAGTATGTTCTCGCTCTGGGCGGAGCTCAGACAGAGGGCATCTTCAG GGTTCCTGGAGATATTGATGAAGTGAATGCACTGAAGCTCCAAGTAGACCAGTGGAGGATTCCAGAGAACCTCTCTGACCCCAATGTTCCTG CCTCTCTGATGAAGCTATGGTATCGGGAGCTGGAAGAACCCCTCATCCCCATGAACTTCTACAAGCAGTGCGTCACTAACTGCGATGACCCAGTGGCGGCCATTGCTGTGGTGCAATCTCTGCCTGAGCTCAACCGGCTCGTTCTCTGCTACTTCATCCACTTCCTGCAG GTATTCGCTCAGCCATCCAATGTCGCAATTACCAAGATGGATGTGAACAACCTGGCCATGGTGATGGCTCCCAACTGCCTCCGATGCCAGTCCGACGACCCACGGATCATCTTCGAGAACACCCGCAAGGAGATGTCCTTCCTGAGAATGCTCATCGTTCACCTGGACACCAGTTTCATTGAAGGGGTGGTGTAG